In one window of Mesorhizobium sp. B2-1-1 DNA:
- a CDS encoding biotin transporter BioY produces MATATTMRPLVSLALPQDGAARLATQFFLAIAGTLLLTLSAKTKVVLGPVDISMQTLAVLLIGAAFGLRLGVATLLLYMAEGAMGFPVFQSTPEKGIGIAYMLGSTGGYLAGFVVMAAIAGWAADRGWDRHPIKLFNAMLVAEFVMMAMGFAWLAMLIGPEKSWQFGVVPFIVGDLIKVALAASLVPAVWSLLKRS; encoded by the coding sequence ATGGCAACTGCAACGACGATGCGCCCGCTTGTTTCTCTGGCTCTGCCGCAAGATGGCGCGGCGCGGCTGGCAACGCAGTTCTTCCTGGCGATAGCCGGGACATTGCTCCTGACCCTGTCGGCCAAGACCAAGGTGGTTCTGGGGCCAGTCGATATTTCGATGCAGACGCTCGCCGTCCTGCTGATCGGGGCCGCTTTCGGCCTGCGGCTCGGCGTCGCCACCCTGCTGCTCTATATGGCCGAGGGCGCGATGGGCTTCCCGGTCTTCCAGAGCACGCCGGAAAAGGGAATTGGCATTGCCTACATGCTCGGCTCGACCGGCGGCTATCTCGCCGGCTTCGTGGTCATGGCGGCGATCGCCGGCTGGGCCGCCGATCGCGGCTGGGATCGCCATCCGATCAAGCTTTTCAACGCGATGCTGGTTGCCGAGTTCGTCATGATGGCCATGGGCTTTGCCTGGCTGGCGATGCTCATCGGTCCGGAAAAATCCTGGCAGTTCGGCGTCGTGCCGTTCATCGTCGGTGATCTGATCAAGGTTGCTCTGGCCGCAAGCCTGGTGCCAGCCGTCTGGTCGCTGCTGAAGCGCTCCTGA
- a CDS encoding MBL fold metallo-hydrolase, giving the protein MALEFDTSFDPCYGGGVSVAPDVQRVTARNPSPFTFHGTNSYIVGRDTLAVIDPGPDDEAHLRTLLDVIAGRPVSHIFVSHTHRDHSPLAARLKQETGAQVMAEGPHRPARPLHIGEINALDASADTAFVPDLALPDGALVASDGWAIRTVLTPGHTANHAAFALEGTGILFSADHVMAWATSIVAPPDGAMADYMASLDRLIERGDRLLLPGHGGPVTAPRGFMRGLKTHRKMRERAILERIRAGDRTIADMVKAIYRDTDPRLHGAAGLSVLAHLEDLVARGLVATDAAPAIDGIFRPAP; this is encoded by the coding sequence ATGGCCCTCGAATTCGATACCAGCTTCGATCCCTGCTACGGCGGGGGCGTCAGCGTCGCGCCCGACGTGCAGCGCGTCACGGCCCGAAATCCAAGTCCCTTCACCTTTCACGGCACCAACAGCTACATCGTCGGACGCGATACGCTGGCAGTGATCGATCCGGGGCCGGATGACGAAGCTCACCTTCGCACCTTGCTCGACGTCATCGCCGGCAGGCCGGTCAGCCACATCTTCGTCAGCCACACGCATCGCGACCATTCACCGCTGGCGGCACGGCTGAAGCAGGAGACCGGAGCCCAGGTGATGGCGGAAGGGCCGCACCGGCCGGCAAGGCCATTGCATATTGGCGAGATCAACGCGCTCGATGCCAGCGCCGATACCGCTTTCGTTCCCGATCTCGCGCTGCCGGACGGCGCGCTGGTCGCCAGCGACGGCTGGGCAATCCGCACGGTCCTGACCCCCGGCCATACCGCCAACCACGCGGCATTCGCGCTGGAGGGCACCGGCATCCTGTTTTCGGCCGACCACGTCATGGCGTGGGCGACCTCCATCGTCGCGCCGCCGGACGGGGCGATGGCGGACTACATGGCCTCGCTGGACCGGCTGATCGAACGCGGTGACCGCCTGCTGCTGCCCGGCCACGGCGGGCCGGTGACGGCACCGCGAGGCTTCATGCGCGGATTGAAGACCCATCGCAAAATGCGCGAACGGGCCATATTGGAGCGGATCCGCGCGGGCGACCGCACGATCGCAGACATGGTCAAGGCGATCTACAGGGATACCGACCCGCGGCTGCATGGCGCCGCCGGGTTGTCGGTGCTTGCCCATCTGGAGGATCTGGTGGCGCGCGGCCTGGTCGCGACAGACGCCGCGCCGGCCATAGACGGCATTTTTAGGCCAGCCCCTTAG
- a CDS encoding DUF1499 domain-containing protein, with the protein MVSISERQTSKAAGWSRRTAAFSAVLLLTVFVGHYFNLVETPVFLWVLAIVALLAALALLFAGFAFSRVWNFGDYGGRDITVGVLLAVLVLTPYGIAAYWATIFPPLRDISTDFDEPPALDVTGRTKDMNVLSPPTPGEQRLQTDSYPLVTARSYDLPFETVVTAVETVLDRRNWDLTGPYPELAGQSDVTITAVARSFVLGLPADVAIRITDDGDTVLVDMRSASRYGRYDLGDNAARITDFLAELDQEVAGQVGAAPAE; encoded by the coding sequence ATGGTCAGCATTTCGGAACGGCAAACGTCGAAGGCTGCCGGATGGTCGCGGCGCACCGCTGCTTTTTCGGCGGTGCTTTTGCTGACCGTGTTCGTTGGCCATTATTTCAACCTTGTTGAAACGCCGGTGTTCCTGTGGGTGTTGGCTATCGTCGCGCTGTTGGCGGCGCTGGCGCTGCTGTTCGCCGGATTTGCCTTCTCGAGGGTGTGGAATTTTGGCGACTATGGCGGCCGCGACATCACGGTCGGCGTCTTGCTGGCAGTGCTGGTGCTGACCCCCTATGGCATCGCCGCCTATTGGGCGACAATCTTTCCGCCGCTCAGGGATATTTCGACCGATTTCGACGAACCGCCGGCACTCGACGTCACCGGTCGCACGAAGGACATGAACGTGCTCTCGCCGCCGACGCCCGGGGAGCAGCGGTTGCAGACCGACAGCTATCCGCTTGTCACCGCGCGCAGCTACGACCTGCCGTTCGAGACCGTCGTCACTGCCGTTGAAACCGTGCTCGACCGCCGCAATTGGGATCTTACCGGACCCTATCCCGAACTCGCCGGGCAAAGCGACGTGACGATTACCGCTGTCGCCAGGAGCTTCGTGTTGGGCCTCCCCGCAGACGTGGCAATTCGCATCACGGACGACGGGGATACGGTTCTCGTCGACATGCGGTCGGCTTCCCGCTACGGCCGCTACGACCTCGGCGACAACGCTGCGCGCATCACCGACTTTCTGGCGGAGTTGGACCAGGAAGTCGCCGGCCAGGTCGGCGCGGCTCCGGCCGAATAG
- a CDS encoding fatty-acid--CoA ligase, protein MLGLMQEWPLLCHKLIDNAERQHGAREIVSRSIEGPIVRTTYASIHRRALKVSQRLERDGYRLGDRIATLAWNTARHIEAWYGIMGIGAIYHTLNPRLFPEQIVWIMNHAEDKAVFVDLTFLPLLEKIAGAVKSLKQVIVLTDRAHLPQTMLPNVVAYEEWLDEADGDFAWKSFDEGTAAGMCYTSGTTGDPKGVVYSHRSNVLHAMIAAMPDAMGLSSRDTILPVVPMFHANAWGLGQSAPMIGAKLVMPGCKMDGASIYELLDTEKVTFSAAVPTVWMMLLQYLEETGRKLPYLNKVVIGGSSCPRIITKKFQDNYDVQVVHAWGMTEMSPLGTLCTLKPDYESLQGDARLDVQGKQGYPPFGVEMKVTDDDGNALPWDGKTFGRLKVRGPAVASAYYGGAGSEQFDEDGWFDTGDVAHIDAGGYMQITDRAKDVIKSGGEWISTIDLENLAVGHPDVAEAAAIGVPHSKWGERPLLVVVRKPGKEPTKTDILGFLDGKVAKWWMPDDVAFVGEIPHTATGKIQKITLRQQFRDYRLPTD, encoded by the coding sequence ATGCTGGGGCTGATGCAGGAATGGCCGCTTCTTTGCCATAAGCTTATCGACAACGCAGAGCGGCAGCATGGCGCGCGAGAGATCGTATCGCGCTCGATCGAAGGTCCGATCGTGCGCACAACCTACGCCAGCATCCACCGTCGCGCCCTGAAGGTCTCCCAGCGCCTGGAGCGTGACGGCTATCGGCTGGGCGACCGCATTGCGACGCTGGCCTGGAACACGGCGCGCCACATCGAGGCCTGGTATGGCATCATGGGCATCGGCGCGATCTATCATACGCTCAACCCGCGGCTGTTTCCCGAGCAGATCGTCTGGATCATGAACCATGCCGAAGACAAGGCGGTCTTTGTCGACCTGACTTTCCTCCCTTTGCTCGAGAAGATCGCCGGCGCGGTCAAGTCCCTGAAACAGGTGATCGTGCTGACCGACAGGGCGCATCTGCCGCAGACCATGCTGCCCAACGTCGTCGCCTACGAGGAATGGCTCGACGAGGCCGATGGCGATTTCGCCTGGAAGAGCTTCGACGAAGGCACCGCCGCCGGCATGTGCTATACGTCTGGAACCACTGGCGATCCAAAGGGCGTCGTCTACAGTCACCGCTCGAATGTCCTGCACGCCATGATCGCCGCCATGCCCGACGCGATGGGCCTGTCTTCGCGCGACACGATCCTGCCGGTGGTTCCGATGTTCCACGCCAATGCCTGGGGCCTTGGCCAGAGCGCACCGATGATCGGCGCCAAGCTTGTCATGCCGGGCTGTAAGATGGACGGCGCCTCCATCTATGAATTGCTCGACACCGAGAAAGTAACCTTCAGTGCCGCCGTGCCGACCGTGTGGATGATGCTGCTGCAATATCTGGAGGAGACCGGCAGGAAGCTGCCCTACCTCAACAAGGTCGTCATCGGCGGCTCGTCATGCCCACGCATCATCACCAAGAAATTCCAGGACAATTACGATGTCCAAGTCGTCCACGCCTGGGGCATGACCGAAATGTCGCCGCTCGGCACACTGTGTACGCTGAAGCCGGACTATGAAAGCCTTCAGGGTGACGCCCGGCTCGATGTCCAGGGCAAGCAGGGTTACCCGCCCTTCGGCGTCGAGATGAAGGTGACGGACGACGACGGCAACGCGCTGCCTTGGGACGGCAAGACATTCGGGCGGCTGAAGGTGCGCGGCCCCGCGGTGGCCAGCGCCTACTACGGCGGCGCCGGCTCGGAGCAGTTCGACGAGGACGGCTGGTTCGATACCGGGGATGTCGCCCACATCGACGCTGGCGGCTATATGCAGATCACCGATCGCGCCAAGGACGTCATCAAGTCCGGCGGCGAATGGATTTCGACCATCGACCTGGAGAATCTGGCCGTCGGCCATCCCGATGTCGCCGAGGCAGCCGCCATTGGCGTCCCTCATTCGAAATGGGGCGAGCGGCCTTTGCTGGTGGTTGTCCGCAAGCCGGGGAAGGAACCGACCAAAACCGATATCCTTGGTTTTCTCGACGGTAAGGTGGCCAAATGGTGGATGCCCGACGACGTCGCTTTCGTCGGCGAAATTCCGCACACCGCCACCGGCAAGATCCAGAAGATCACCTTGCGCCAGCAATTCAGGGACTACCGCTTGCCGACGGATTGA
- a CDS encoding DUF427 domain-containing protein produces the protein MDKIANPAPGFQRNPDKVITVEPYKGTVTVRAGDTVIASSTNAKVLTEAPYPAAFYIPFADIDFNKLSGTQSSTHCPYKGDASYWSVLPAGEAGKDAMWAYEQPFDEMAEIRNHGAFYASKVSIEAKPG, from the coding sequence ATGGACAAGATCGCCAACCCGGCACCCGGCTTCCAGCGCAATCCCGATAAGGTCATCACCGTCGAACCGTATAAGGGCACCGTCACCGTGCGTGCAGGCGACACTGTTATCGCCTCCTCGACGAACGCCAAGGTGCTGACGGAAGCGCCCTATCCGGCCGCCTTTTACATCCCGTTCGCAGACATCGATTTCAACAAGCTGAGCGGCACGCAATCCTCCACCCATTGTCCCTACAAGGGCGACGCAAGCTACTGGAGCGTGCTGCCTGCCGGCGAGGCAGGCAAGGATGCGATGTGGGCCTATGAGCAGCCTTTCGACGAAATGGCTGAAATCCGCAACCACGGCGCGTTCTACGCAAGCAAGGTCAGCATCGAAGCCAAGCCAGGCTGA
- a CDS encoding polysaccharide deacetylase family protein, with protein sequence MRLLQKNLCIVVMSLAVVSSGHAASLIEPILHIKRDTGGAGRVALTLDACGGRTDNRILSALVENRIPATIFVTGIWLKRNAAAVEIMRAHPDLFELENHGGRHIPAVDTPQKIYGIRSAGSPEAVLAEVESGAVALAGTGEPAPKWFRGATAEYSPSAIAMIRKLGFKIAGFSINGDGGSLLGARETTRRIGAAKDGDVIIAHINQPTHAAGEGVVQGLLALKQKGLTFVRLDDAEGFGNNGTTD encoded by the coding sequence ATGCGCCTGCTGCAAAAAAATCTCTGCATTGTCGTCATGTCTTTGGCCGTGGTGTCCAGCGGCCATGCCGCATCCCTGATCGAACCGATCCTGCACATCAAGCGCGATACAGGCGGAGCCGGGCGCGTTGCCTTGACCCTCGATGCCTGTGGCGGACGGACCGACAACCGCATCCTCTCGGCGCTGGTGGAAAACAGGATACCTGCGACCATCTTTGTCACCGGCATCTGGCTGAAGCGGAACGCCGCCGCCGTCGAGATCATGCGGGCGCATCCCGACCTGTTCGAACTGGAAAACCACGGCGGCCGTCACATCCCGGCCGTCGACACGCCGCAGAAGATCTATGGCATACGCAGCGCCGGCAGTCCGGAAGCGGTTCTGGCCGAGGTCGAGTCGGGCGCCGTCGCCTTGGCCGGGACTGGCGAGCCGGCGCCGAAATGGTTTCGTGGCGCGACCGCGGAGTATAGTCCGTCGGCGATCGCCATGATCCGCAAGCTGGGCTTCAAGATCGCCGGCTTCTCGATCAATGGCGATGGCGGATCACTGCTCGGCGCCAGGGAAACCACAAGGCGCATAGGAGCTGCCAAGGACGGCGACGTCATCATCGCCCATATCAACCAGCCGACCCATGCCGCCGGGGAGGGCGTCGTGCAGGGCCTGCTGGCGCTCAAGCAGAAGGGTCTGACCTTCGTGCGGCTCGACGATGCCGAAGGCTTCGGCAATAACGGCACCACCGACTGA
- the ppdK gene encoding pyruvate, phosphate dikinase → MTKWVFTFGDGAAEGRAGDKNLLGGKGANLAEMCSLGLPVPPGFTITSEVCNAYYANGRAYPAGLEADVAVALDHIGRLTGRRFGDPSKLLLVSVRSGARASMPGMMDTVLNLGLNDETVEALAADSGDARFAYDSYRRFIQMYSDVVMGLDHEVFEEILEDQKASLGHELDTELTAIEWQGVIALYKAKVEEELGKPFPQDPHEQLWGAIGAVFSSWMNNRAITYRRLHDIPESWGTAVNVQAMVFGNMGETSATGVAFTRNPSTGEKQLYGEFLVNAQGEDVVAGIRTPQNITEAARIAAGSDKPSLQKLMPDAFQSFVTISDRLEKHYRDMQDLEFTIERGKLWMLQTRSGKRTAKAALKIAVEMARDGLISKEEAVARIDPASLDQLLHPTIDPKAARDVIGVGLPASPGAATGEIVFSSADAEDLKTQGRKAILVRVETSPEDIHGMHAAEGILTTRGGMTSHAAVVARGMGKPCVSGAGSLRVDYKAATLMSMGQTFRKGDIITIDGGNGQVLKGAVAMLQPELSGDFAAIMEWADAVRRMKVRTNAETPLDARMARSFGAEGIGLCRTEHMFFDGARIIAMREMILADTEKDRRAALAKLLPMQRADFLELFEIMAGLPVTIRLLDPPLHEFLPKTEAEIAEVAAAMNVAPDKLRQRTEALHEFNPMLGHRGCRLAVSYPEIAEMQARAIFEAAVEAGRKAGALVVPEIMVPLVGLVKELDYVKARIDAVAKSVMDESGVKIDYLTGTMIELPRAAIRAHVIAESAEFFSFGTNDLTQTTFGISRDDAASFLETYRQKGIIEQDPFVSLDIHGVGELVRMAAEKGRATRPGIKLGICGEHGGDPASIRFCEEVGLDYVSCSPYRVPIARLAAAQAAVQVAKAGRG, encoded by the coding sequence ATGACCAAGTGGGTTTTCACCTTTGGCGACGGCGCGGCCGAAGGCCGGGCTGGCGACAAGAATCTGTTGGGCGGCAAGGGTGCCAATCTGGCCGAGATGTGTAGCCTTGGCCTGCCGGTGCCGCCGGGCTTCACCATCACGTCGGAGGTCTGCAACGCCTACTATGCCAACGGCCGCGCCTATCCGGCAGGGCTTGAAGCGGACGTCGCCGTGGCGCTGGACCATATCGGCCGGCTCACCGGCCGCCGTTTCGGCGATCCGTCGAAACTGCTGCTTGTGTCGGTGCGCTCCGGCGCCCGCGCCTCGATGCCTGGCATGATGGACACCGTGCTCAATCTCGGCCTCAACGACGAAACCGTCGAGGCGCTGGCCGCCGATTCCGGCGATGCGCGCTTTGCCTATGACAGCTACCGGCGCTTCATCCAGATGTATTCCGATGTCGTCATGGGGCTCGACCACGAGGTGTTCGAGGAGATCCTCGAGGATCAGAAGGCCAGCCTCGGCCATGAACTCGACACGGAACTGACGGCCATCGAGTGGCAAGGCGTCATCGCGCTCTACAAGGCCAAGGTCGAAGAGGAGCTCGGAAAGCCGTTCCCGCAGGATCCGCACGAACAGCTCTGGGGCGCGATCGGTGCCGTGTTCTCGAGTTGGATGAACAACCGCGCCATCACTTACAGGCGCCTGCACGATATTCCCGAAAGCTGGGGCACGGCGGTCAACGTCCAGGCCATGGTGTTCGGCAACATGGGTGAAACTTCGGCCACCGGGGTCGCCTTCACTCGCAATCCGTCGACCGGCGAAAAGCAGCTCTATGGCGAGTTCCTGGTGAATGCGCAGGGTGAGGACGTCGTCGCCGGTATCCGCACGCCGCAGAACATCACCGAGGCGGCTCGCATCGCCGCCGGCTCCGACAAGCCGTCATTGCAGAAACTGATGCCGGACGCCTTCCAGTCCTTCGTCACCATCTCGGACAGGCTGGAAAAGCACTACCGCGACATGCAGGACCTCGAATTCACCATCGAGCGCGGCAAATTGTGGATGTTGCAGACGAGGTCCGGCAAGCGCACCGCCAAGGCGGCGCTGAAGATTGCCGTCGAGATGGCCAGGGACGGCCTGATCTCGAAAGAGGAGGCGGTCGCCCGCATCGATCCCGCCTCGCTCGACCAGCTTCTGCACCCCACCATCGATCCAAAGGCCGCGCGCGACGTCATCGGCGTCGGCCTGCCAGCGTCTCCAGGCGCCGCCACCGGCGAAATCGTCTTTTCCTCCGCGGACGCCGAAGATCTCAAGACACAAGGACGCAAGGCTATCCTGGTGCGTGTCGAGACCAGTCCCGAGGACATCCACGGCATGCATGCGGCGGAGGGCATCCTGACCACGCGCGGCGGCATGACCAGCCATGCCGCGGTCGTGGCGCGCGGCATGGGCAAGCCGTGCGTTTCGGGCGCCGGTTCGCTGCGCGTCGACTATAAGGCAGCTACGCTGATGTCGATGGGGCAGACCTTCCGCAAGGGCGACATCATCACCATCGACGGCGGCAACGGGCAGGTGCTCAAGGGCGCAGTGGCGATGCTCCAGCCTGAGCTTTCCGGCGATTTCGCCGCGATCATGGAATGGGCGGACGCGGTGCGGCGCATGAAGGTGCGCACCAATGCCGAAACCCCGCTCGACGCGCGCATGGCGCGCTCCTTCGGTGCCGAAGGCATCGGCTTGTGCCGCACCGAACACATGTTCTTCGATGGCGCCCGCATTATCGCCATGCGCGAGATGATCCTGGCCGACACCGAAAAGGACCGGCGCGCCGCGCTTGCCAAGTTGCTGCCGATGCAGCGAGCGGATTTCCTGGAGCTGTTCGAGATCATGGCCGGCCTGCCGGTGACCATCCGCCTGCTCGATCCGCCGTTGCACGAATTCCTGCCCAAGACCGAGGCCGAGATAGCCGAAGTCGCGGCGGCGATGAATGTTGCGCCGGACAAGCTCAGGCAGCGCACCGAGGCGCTGCACGAATTCAACCCGATGCTCGGCCATCGCGGCTGCCGGCTTGCGGTGTCCTATCCCGAGATCGCCGAGATGCAGGCGCGCGCCATTTTCGAAGCCGCCGTCGAGGCTGGCCGCAAGGCCGGCGCGCTGGTGGTCCCCGAGATCATGGTGCCGCTGGTCGGGCTTGTGAAGGAACTCGACTATGTCAAGGCGCGCATCGATGCGGTGGCCAAGAGCGTCATGGACGAAAGCGGCGTCAAGATCGACTACCTGACTGGAACCATGATCGAGCTCCCCCGCGCGGCGATCCGCGCCCATGTCATCGCTGAATCGGCCGAGTTCTTCTCTTTCGGCACCAACGACCTGACCCAGACGACATTCGGCATCTCGCGCGACGACGCGGCCTCGTTCCTGGAGACCTATCGCCAGAAAGGCATCATCGAACAGGATCCGTTCGTATCGCTGGACATCCATGGCGTCGGCGAACTGGTGCGCATGGCCGCCGAGAAGGGCAGGGCGACGCGGCCAGGGATCAAGCTCGGCATTTGTGGTGAGCATGGCGGCGATCCGGCCTCGATCCGCTTCTGCGAGGAGGTCGGACTGGACTATGTGTCCTGTTCGCCCTATCGCGTGCCGATCGCCAGGTTGGCGGCCGCGCAGGCGGCCGTTCAGGTGGCAAAGGCGGGCCGCGGCTGA
- a CDS encoding VOC family protein, producing MKLTGKLDYLELPATGATLDSVKAFYSAAFAWSFTDYGPTYSAFSEGLDGGFQADSGDATAKPLPVLYSQDLEETLAAVENAGGTIIKPIFSFPGGRRFHFADPAGNEMAVWGE from the coding sequence ATGAAGCTCACCGGAAAACTCGACTATCTGGAACTGCCGGCAACCGGCGCGACGCTGGACAGTGTGAAAGCCTTCTACAGCGCCGCCTTCGCCTGGTCGTTCACCGACTATGGACCGACTTATTCGGCCTTTAGCGAGGGACTGGACGGCGGTTTCCAGGCCGACAGCGGCGACGCCACCGCCAAGCCGTTGCCGGTGCTCTACTCCCAGGATCTGGAAGAGACGCTGGCAGCCGTCGAGAATGCCGGCGGCACGATCATCAAACCGATCTTTTCGTTTCCGGGCGGCAGGCGGTTCCACTTTGCCGACCCGGCTGGAAACGAGATGGCGGTGTGGGGAGAATAG
- a CDS encoding VanZ family protein — MRIYSVAERIAFVVTLLAVLVLALLPAHRLKQFGIDIGFHYDKLNHASAFAVLAFLGSLGWPRHKPALIVFLAFVGAAIEILQGTTAIGRDFDVLDWVADCIGIACGLLAAIWATWIVQRAR; from the coding sequence ATGAGAATCTATTCCGTCGCCGAGCGGATTGCCTTTGTCGTCACGCTCCTGGCCGTCCTCGTTCTCGCGCTGCTGCCGGCACATCGCCTCAAGCAATTCGGAATCGATATCGGCTTCCATTATGACAAGCTCAATCACGCCAGCGCATTCGCCGTGCTGGCTTTCCTGGGCAGCCTCGGCTGGCCGCGGCACAAGCCGGCGCTGATCGTCTTCCTCGCCTTTGTCGGCGCTGCCATAGAAATTCTCCAGGGCACCACGGCGATAGGCCGCGATTTCGACGTGCTCGACTGGGTTGCCGATTGCATTGGCATTGCATGCGGTCTGCTGGCCGCGATCTGGGCGACCTGGATCGTGCAACGCGCAAGGTGA